The Gemmatimonadaceae bacterium genome window below encodes:
- a CDS encoding PD40 domain-containing protein, producing MRRSPAVDSTGVTFQAFSPDFRWIAYVKARQVFVRPFPGPGSPVAVSGLGGTEPAWSPTGRQLYFVVPRDTSGSSSRTLMVAELSGEAPMRVARPQVVLADFPAVSSTPLRPWDVMPDGSLVMIVPADTSAMADFNRAAIREIHVMQRALRGVRFGDTPSPIRPK from the coding sequence GTGCGTCGCTCACCGGCGGTGGACTCCACCGGCGTCACGTTTCAAGCGTTCTCTCCGGACTTCCGCTGGATCGCCTATGTGAAGGCCCGTCAGGTGTTCGTGCGCCCCTTTCCGGGGCCCGGGAGCCCGGTGGCGGTGTCCGGGCTTGGGGGAACGGAGCCGGCCTGGTCGCCGACTGGCCGGCAGCTGTACTTCGTGGTTCCGCGGGATACATCGGGTTCATCGTCACGCACGCTGATGGTCGCGGAACTCAGCGGCGAGGCGCCGATGCGAGTGGCGCGTCCTCAAGTGGTCTTGGCCGATTTTCCGGCAGTATCGTCGACGCCCCTTCGCCCCTGGGATGTGATGCCCGACGGGTCGCTGGTGATGATCGTCCCCGCGGACACCAGTGCGATGGCCGACTTCAACCGGGCGGCGATCCGCGAGATTCACGTGATGCAGCGCGCGCTGCGCGGGGTGCGGTTCGGCGACACGCCGTCTCCGATTCGCCCGAAATGA
- a CDS encoding serine/threonine-protein kinase gives MNPLTHLTAALAGRYDLAREIGEGGMATVHLARDLKHDRDVAIKVLKPELGAVLGVERFLSEIKVTANLQHPNLLPLFDSGEAGGLLFYVMPFVEGETLRARIDREKQLPVDEAVRLAGAIAQALDYAHRRGVIHRDLKPENVLLADGQPLVADFGIALAVSRAGGQRVTQTGLSLGTPQYMSPEQATGDRAVDARTDIYSLGAMTYEMLTGEPPHSGSTAQAIIAKLMTEEVRPVSVFRRSVPAHVDAAVAQALEKLPADRFATAQEFAKALTDTVFRAARSPVMASAGAPAASRWKAIAGVLGVTTLAAAVVAVWTVARTDTAPRDVGLPYTAPMELRGPTRSFTASRDGSFIVYLAHIGAQSQLWTRDLRSTVAAPIPGTEGASGTPFLSPDGTRVAFQVGTDLRVTAIAGGAVTTLAQVTEPIGGEWRTDGTLFLGDNDGRVLRFIDIATGAMRTIDVRYCLQPQLMSTDRVLCGGGADKYAFVIRLDRPREFTPLRLATGGPDAVSSFLRGSHFQLIDERYLVYMSIDGSLMGARFENIDSLTVARPVALLPLVRRSAYSGVGQYVVTADGALIVVPGINADVSRVVELGRDGRVEPLLVDDAPFLRYAVSPDGRKLAAVVEGTQQQELRAVDLGSRTNETLEAGFFVGAPSWSPDGSSLAYVVRDSPTNERLLLRRLDSPEAPRVLLASPALRVAQVSAFLAPDLLMVGSSEPGAGVLVVDPTRTPVKVDTIHIASYFASLSPDRRWIAYQGLGVSGVQLQPWPALDKRYLASAIGTEPRWTAAGELVYLSQSRDKGQTYLSILRSRITSNASTPVGPAELLVRDPRFNDTPGWSHAQTSDGRVIYLQSPTDNYGYYLRTIPSWTAQMKRAVDAGATAR, from the coding sequence ATGAACCCACTCACGCACCTCACCGCCGCCCTCGCCGGCCGCTACGACCTGGCCCGCGAGATCGGCGAAGGCGGCATGGCCACCGTGCACCTCGCACGCGACCTCAAGCACGACCGCGACGTGGCCATCAAGGTGCTCAAACCGGAACTCGGCGCCGTGCTCGGCGTGGAGCGGTTCTTGAGCGAGATCAAGGTCACCGCGAATTTGCAGCATCCGAACTTGCTGCCGCTATTCGACAGCGGCGAAGCCGGTGGGCTGCTGTTTTACGTGATGCCGTTTGTTGAAGGCGAAACGCTGCGTGCCCGCATCGATCGCGAGAAGCAGTTGCCGGTAGACGAAGCGGTGCGCCTGGCCGGTGCGATTGCGCAGGCGCTCGACTACGCGCATCGGCGCGGTGTGATTCATCGTGACTTGAAGCCGGAGAACGTGCTGCTCGCCGACGGGCAGCCGCTCGTGGCCGACTTCGGGATTGCGCTCGCGGTCAGCAGGGCCGGTGGGCAGCGGGTGACACAAACCGGATTGTCGCTGGGCACGCCGCAGTACATGAGCCCCGAGCAAGCCACCGGCGACCGCGCGGTAGACGCGCGCACCGATATCTACTCGCTTGGCGCGATGACGTACGAGATGCTCACCGGCGAGCCGCCGCACAGTGGTTCAACGGCGCAGGCGATCATCGCGAAACTCATGACCGAAGAGGTGCGCCCCGTCTCGGTGTTTCGACGGAGCGTGCCAGCGCATGTGGATGCCGCCGTAGCGCAGGCGCTCGAGAAGCTGCCCGCTGATCGTTTCGCCACGGCGCAGGAGTTTGCCAAGGCGCTCACCGACACGGTGTTTCGCGCCGCGCGGTCACCCGTCATGGCATCAGCCGGTGCACCCGCAGCGTCGCGGTGGAAGGCCATCGCTGGCGTGCTCGGGGTCACGACGCTCGCCGCCGCCGTCGTCGCGGTCTGGACGGTAGCGCGCACCGACACCGCGCCGCGCGACGTCGGGCTCCCGTACACCGCACCCATGGAGCTGCGCGGGCCCACACGTAGCTTCACCGCGTCACGCGACGGATCGTTCATCGTGTATCTCGCGCATATCGGAGCGCAGTCGCAGCTGTGGACGCGCGATCTGCGCAGCACGGTGGCCGCCCCCATTCCCGGCACCGAAGGCGCGTCCGGTACGCCGTTTCTGTCTCCCGATGGGACGCGTGTCGCGTTTCAGGTGGGGACCGATTTGCGGGTGACCGCGATCGCGGGTGGCGCGGTCACGACACTCGCGCAGGTCACGGAACCGATCGGTGGGGAATGGCGCACCGACGGCACGCTCTTTCTGGGCGACAACGACGGCCGCGTGCTCCGGTTCATCGACATTGCGACCGGGGCGATGCGCACCATTGATGTGCGCTATTGTCTGCAGCCGCAACTGATGAGCACCGATCGCGTGCTCTGTGGCGGTGGCGCCGACAAGTACGCATTCGTCATTCGCCTCGATCGGCCGCGCGAGTTCACGCCACTGCGTTTGGCCACGGGCGGGCCCGACGCCGTTTCGTCCTTTCTGCGCGGCTCCCACTTCCAGCTGATCGACGAGCGCTACCTCGTCTACATGTCCATCGATGGTTCGCTGATGGGCGCGCGATTCGAAAACATCGACTCGCTCACCGTTGCACGGCCGGTGGCGTTGCTACCGCTGGTGCGACGCAGTGCGTACTCCGGCGTGGGGCAGTACGTCGTCACCGCCGATGGTGCACTTATCGTCGTGCCGGGCATCAACGCCGATGTCAGTCGTGTTGTAGAACTCGGGCGTGACGGCCGCGTGGAGCCGCTGCTGGTCGACGACGCGCCGTTCCTGCGCTATGCGGTAAGCCCCGACGGTCGCAAACTGGCGGCGGTCGTTGAGGGAACGCAGCAGCAGGAGCTCCGGGCTGTTGACCTGGGTAGTCGGACGAACGAGACACTCGAGGCGGGTTTCTTCGTGGGCGCGCCCTCGTGGAGTCCGGACGGGAGTTCGCTGGCCTACGTGGTGCGCGACTCACCAACGAATGAGCGATTATTGCTGCGACGGCTCGATTCGCCGGAGGCGCCTCGCGTACTGCTGGCATCGCCCGCGTTGCGTGTAGCACAGGTCTCCGCGTTTCTGGCGCCGGACCTGCTGATGGTGGGAAGCTCGGAGCCTGGTGCTGGCGTGCTGGTTGTCGATCCGACGCGCACACCCGTGAAAGTCGACACCATTCACATCGCGTCGTACTTCGCGTCGCTGTCTCCCGACCGACGGTGGATCGCCTATCAGGGGCTGGGGGTGTCGGGAGTGCAGCTGCAGCCTTGGCCCGCGCTCGACAAACGTTACCTCGCGAGTGCCATCGGCACGGAACCTCGATGGACGGCCGCGGGCGAGCTGGTTTATCTGTCACAATCGCGGGACAAGGGACAGACGTACCTCTCGATTCTCCGGTCGCGCATCACATCGAATGCGAGTACTCCGGTTGGGCCGGCGGAGTTACTCGTGCGCGATCCGCGGTTTAACGACACACCCGGGTGGTCGCACGCGCAAACCAGCGACGGTCGTGTGATCTACCTTCAGTCACCGACGGACAACTACGGCTACTATCTGCGCACGATCCCGAGCTGGACTGCGCAGATGAAACGGGCGGTGGATGCGGGGGCGACGGCGCGGTGA
- a CDS encoding phospholipase D family protein, with product MICALDPRAALVDSQRRAVPLRVAPLVVAALLAAPLLAACDREPAHASRPVIADPAFCAQIRSTGGTLSAHLAPVAARMRTSTGVYTLEEGDVSMVARAWLTEAAEHTIDVQYFIFSADNVGLIAVDYLLRAADRGVTVRLLVDDFMLEADATALLALDAHPNIEIRLYNATTNIGKHLPAKLFNLTTNFRGFNQRMHNKTFIVDGQVVITGGRNIADEYFDYDHEYNFRDRDVLLLGGASADVQRSFNVFWEDALSTPVAKLVRTTVTPADTATTYRYLHDYACDPRNFWPQVRQRIASVPMAFDRIRESGALVWSDSVTFVTDMPGKNAGGNGLGGGGASTDALIGLIKNAHTSVTIQSPYLVTTALSQRLFREAIARGVRVRVLTNSLASTDNLDAFSGYQRERDALLRIGVELYEFKPDAAVRRQVMTGALQATLNFAPVFGLHAKSMVVDDQIAVIGTFNLDPRSANLNTECLAVIRDTTIAGALARAMRVDMQPENAWHTTADFNPDGGVRLGKRLAVWLRRVVPKAVL from the coding sequence ATGATCTGCGCGTTGGACCCCCGTGCCGCCCTCGTCGACTCACAGCGCCGTGCCGTCCCGCTGCGCGTCGCACCGCTCGTCGTCGCCGCCCTGCTCGCCGCACCACTCCTCGCCGCGTGCGACCGCGAGCCCGCGCATGCATCACGCCCCGTCATCGCCGACCCCGCGTTCTGCGCGCAGATCCGGTCCACCGGCGGAACGCTCTCGGCGCATCTCGCGCCTGTAGCGGCGCGCATGCGCACCAGCACGGGTGTCTACACACTTGAAGAGGGCGACGTCTCGATGGTCGCCCGCGCGTGGCTTACGGAGGCCGCCGAGCACACGATCGACGTGCAGTACTTCATTTTTTCTGCCGACAACGTGGGGCTGATCGCGGTGGACTACCTGTTGCGTGCTGCCGACCGCGGTGTCACCGTGCGATTGCTGGTCGACGATTTCATGCTTGAGGCCGACGCCACGGCGCTGCTGGCGCTCGATGCGCATCCGAATATCGAGATCCGGCTCTACAACGCCACCACCAACATCGGCAAGCACCTCCCGGCCAAGCTCTTCAACCTGACCACCAATTTCCGCGGCTTCAACCAGCGGATGCACAACAAGACGTTTATCGTGGATGGGCAGGTGGTGATCACCGGCGGTCGCAATATTGCCGACGAGTATTTCGACTACGACCACGAATACAACTTCCGCGATCGCGACGTGCTGTTGCTTGGTGGCGCATCGGCAGACGTGCAACGCTCGTTCAACGTGTTTTGGGAGGATGCGCTCAGCACGCCGGTTGCGAAGCTGGTGCGCACCACCGTCACGCCCGCCGATACGGCGACCACCTATCGCTACCTGCACGACTATGCCTGCGATCCACGCAACTTCTGGCCGCAGGTGCGCCAACGCATCGCCTCGGTGCCGATGGCCTTCGATCGCATCCGCGAATCGGGCGCGTTGGTGTGGTCGGACAGCGTCACGTTTGTCACCGACATGCCGGGCAAGAACGCCGGCGGCAATGGACTGGGCGGCGGTGGCGCCAGCACCGACGCCCTGATCGGGCTGATCAAGAACGCGCACACGTCGGTCACCATCCAGTCGCCCTATCTCGTGACCACGGCGCTCAGCCAGCGTCTCTTTCGCGAGGCCATCGCGCGCGGTGTGCGTGTGCGAGTCCTCACCAACAGTCTCGCCTCCACCGACAACCTCGACGCGTTCAGTGGCTATCAGCGCGAGCGCGACGCCTTGTTGCGGATTGGCGTGGAGCTCTACGAGTTCAAGCCTGACGCCGCCGTACGTCGCCAGGTGATGACCGGCGCACTGCAGGCCACACTGAACTTCGCACCGGTCTTTGGTCTGCACGCCAAGTCGATGGTGGTCGATGACCAGATCGCCGTCATCGGGACCTTCAACCTGGACCCGCGCAGCGCCAACCTGAACACGGAATGCCTGGCCGTGATCCGTGATACCACCATCGCGGGCGCGCTGGCGCGTGCCATGCGTGTGGACATGCAGCCCGAGAACGCGTGGCACACCACCGCAGATTTCAATCCCGACGGCGGCGTGAGGTTGGGAAAGCGACTCGCGGTCTGGTTACGGCGCGTGGTGCCGAAGGCGGTGTTGTAA
- a CDS encoding serine/threonine-protein kinase, translating into MTTPADRLAAALAGRYRLERELGQGGMATVYLAFDEKHDRKVAIKVLKPELAAVLGAERFVVEIKTTAAMSHPHILPLLDSGEADGFLYYVMPYIEGETIREKLTRETQFGIEEAVRITREIADALDYAHRRGIIHRDVKPENILLHDGRAMVMDFGIALAVSAAAGGRMTETGLSLGTPHYMSPEQATAEKEITPRSDVYSLASVLYEMLAGQPPHLGGSAQAIIMKIIAEPAQLVTQLRKSVPTNVAAALDMALQKVPADRFESAAKFAEALANPAFTTRGTAQLTSTSGHTRGIVTPWFVAMTAVALVTSALAVWGWRRSGPAGTALQSVQFAIDLPDSVTVEDVAVSPDGQQVVIGARANGRRTLLSRRIDDVEVRELPGTSGGARPFFSPDGEWIAFFAPEGKELRKIPSTGGASQKIASLGARSAQSSGTWSPNGTIVVSLGAAGGGGLSRVDANGGLLQRLTTVDTARGDRAHFLPTFLDGETIAYRIGTKIAGAYDFATTTLDGKATRRQLPGLTLAPWSRDTVVVFNEEHGLSFTTVAQDDTSVGTLGPSLADDVLNNQGTFPIWALSATRTLVYLRGRTDRQLVAVTRSGEAQPLMPAVRPFRRPKPSPDGQRIVVELLGATALDTELWMFDRRASTLQRLTFGGGKDAVWTADGARVVYSRTDSLGDLDLYWQLADGSGSAERLLARPGPQNALAATPDGSGIIFDDRPQGGTTDILLLPLAGDRTPRPILATEFTERLPAMSPDGQWMTYTSNESGRVEVYVRPFPGPGAKVQISVAGGEQPTWSPSGREIFYRDDTKMLAAAVQLAPTFAVTARTPLFTDSFLRSGTLDYDVLPAGGFVMLQPSAASQLMVITNWQSSTTKPRAK; encoded by the coding sequence GTGACGACACCCGCCGACCGCCTCGCCGCCGCCCTCGCCGGCCGCTACCGTCTCGAGCGCGAACTTGGGCAGGGCGGCATGGCCACAGTCTATCTCGCCTTCGACGAAAAGCACGATCGCAAGGTCGCGATCAAAGTCTTGAAGCCCGAACTCGCCGCCGTGCTCGGCGCCGAGCGCTTTGTGGTGGAGATCAAGACCACCGCCGCCATGAGTCATCCGCATATTCTGCCGTTGTTGGATTCCGGCGAAGCGGATGGCTTTTTGTACTACGTGATGCCCTACATCGAAGGCGAAACGATTCGCGAGAAGCTTACGCGCGAAACGCAGTTCGGTATCGAGGAAGCGGTGCGCATCACGCGCGAGATCGCCGATGCGCTCGACTACGCCCACCGGCGCGGCATCATTCACCGCGACGTCAAGCCGGAGAACATTCTCCTGCACGATGGACGCGCGATGGTGATGGACTTCGGCATCGCGCTCGCGGTGAGCGCGGCGGCGGGGGGGCGGATGACCGAGACAGGCCTGAGCCTCGGCACGCCGCACTACATGAGCCCCGAGCAGGCCACGGCGGAGAAGGAGATCACGCCACGCAGTGACGTGTACTCACTGGCCAGTGTGCTCTACGAGATGCTCGCCGGACAACCGCCGCACTTGGGCGGTTCGGCGCAGGCGATCATCATGAAGATCATCGCCGAGCCGGCGCAGCTCGTGACGCAGCTGCGCAAGTCGGTGCCGACGAACGTGGCCGCGGCGCTGGACATGGCGCTGCAGAAGGTGCCGGCCGATCGGTTTGAAAGCGCCGCGAAGTTTGCGGAGGCGCTGGCGAATCCCGCGTTCACGACGCGCGGGACGGCGCAGCTTACCAGCACATCGGGACACACGCGCGGCATTGTCACGCCATGGTTCGTCGCCATGACTGCCGTTGCGCTCGTGACCAGCGCGCTCGCCGTGTGGGGGTGGCGACGCTCCGGCCCAGCAGGCACCGCGCTGCAGTCGGTGCAGTTCGCCATCGACCTGCCGGACAGCGTGACCGTCGAGGACGTGGCCGTGTCACCCGACGGCCAACAGGTGGTTATCGGGGCGAGGGCGAACGGACGACGCACGCTGCTGTCGCGCCGCATCGACGACGTGGAGGTGCGGGAGCTCCCGGGCACGAGCGGCGGTGCGCGCCCCTTCTTTTCACCCGACGGCGAATGGATCGCGTTCTTCGCTCCCGAGGGCAAGGAACTGCGGAAGATCCCGAGCACCGGCGGCGCCTCGCAGAAGATCGCGAGCCTCGGCGCACGCAGCGCGCAGAGCTCCGGCACGTGGAGCCCCAACGGGACCATCGTCGTCAGCCTGGGGGCGGCTGGCGGTGGTGGGCTCTCTCGCGTCGATGCAAACGGGGGGCTGCTGCAACGGCTCACCACCGTCGACACGGCGCGGGGCGACCGTGCGCACTTTCTGCCGACCTTCCTCGATGGTGAGACCATCGCGTACCGCATCGGCACGAAAATCGCCGGGGCTTATGACTTCGCCACCACGACATTGGACGGCAAGGCGACTCGTCGGCAATTGCCGGGCCTTACGTTGGCGCCGTGGTCGCGCGACACAGTGGTGGTGTTCAACGAGGAGCACGGCTTGTCCTTCACCACGGTGGCCCAAGACGACACATCGGTTGGAACACTGGGCCCATCGCTCGCCGACGACGTGCTCAACAATCAGGGAACTTTCCCAATCTGGGCGCTTTCAGCGACTCGCACACTGGTCTATCTGCGAGGACGCACCGATCGCCAGCTGGTCGCCGTGACTCGTTCGGGAGAAGCCCAACCACTGATGCCGGCGGTTCGCCCGTTCCGACGCCCGAAACCATCACCGGATGGGCAACGCATTGTCGTCGAATTGCTGGGGGCAACGGCACTCGACACCGAGCTCTGGATGTTTGATCGCCGCGCGAGCACGCTGCAGCGACTGACCTTCGGCGGCGGGAAGGACGCCGTGTGGACCGCCGATGGCGCACGCGTCGTGTACTCAAGGACTGACAGCCTGGGCGATCTCGACCTCTATTGGCAACTGGCCGACGGCAGCGGTTCCGCCGAGCGTCTGCTGGCGCGACCCGGTCCACAGAACGCTCTCGCGGCCACGCCCGATGGCAGCGGGATCATCTTTGACGACAGACCCCAGGGTGGCACCACCGATATTCTACTGCTGCCGCTGGCTGGCGATCGCACACCACGCCCCATTCTCGCCACCGAATTCACCGAACGGCTGCCAGCCATGTCCCCCGATGGCCAATGGATGACGTATACGTCAAACGAGTCGGGGCGCGTCGAGGTGTATGTGCGCCCATTTCCTGGCCCGGGCGCCAAAGTGCAGATCTCGGTGGCCGGTGGGGAGCAGCCCACGTGGAGTCCCTCGGGGCGCGAGATTTTCTACCGCGACGACACCAAGATGCTGGCCGCTGCCGTGCAGCTCGCACCGACGTTTGCCGTGACCGCGCGCACGCCGCTCTTCACGGATTCGTTCCTGCGATCCGGCACACTCGACTACGACGTGCTGCCGGCTGGCGGGTTCGTGATGCTGCAGCCGAGTGCCGCGAGTCAGCTGATGGTGATCACGAACTGGCAGTCTTCGACAACGAAGCCACGCGCGAAATAG
- a CDS encoding protein kinase translates to MSSLVRLTTALAPGYRIERELGAGGMATVYLARDLKHDRDVAIKVLHPDLGAALGGERFLSEIRTTARLQHPHILPLLDSGDADGLLYYVMPLVTGETLRARLERERQLPIADAVRIAREVASALDYAHRQNVIHRDIKPENILLQGGHALVADFGIALAVQTAGGARMTQTGLSLGTPSYMSPEQAMGERAIDARSDIYALGAVTYEMLAGDAPFTGSSVQAIVAKVINSEPERLTMLRKTIPPHIEAAVLTALAKLPADRFASAAEFATALSTNSGATYAATSAMAPSDRAAVVRAQRVTITSLVVAAFAIGVAAWQASTRTAETLEPARFVVPLRDSVPLVLGAVEPFVGTLLGSARPSVPAIAISPDGQTIVVAARMVDASGEKPSRLYRRRLSDERLQPIPGTDSASAPFFAPSGREIAFFVGGSLRSVSLTGDSARRIAEDPNFRGRGYRYFGRTGSWGADGTIVYSDGIGLWEVPATGGQPRRLPLGTDDSASTTAQLVRAPHLISGGARVLYHAPRTRDPRSAVLRLLDRATGKVSTVLEQASHGTLVGDIFLLFMWGIVLMVVRFDVAVGIVSGEPVTVDPDIAIATSMTFSPHESNDGQYAVSTHGDLVVARGGFYPRERRVLVRRAPSGALVRWRSRGTVPLRAEFAHR, encoded by the coding sequence ATGAGTTCCCTCGTCCGTCTGACCACCGCCCTCGCCCCTGGCTACCGCATCGAGCGTGAGCTCGGCGCCGGCGGTATGGCCACGGTGTACCTCGCGCGCGATCTCAAGCACGATCGCGACGTCGCCATCAAGGTGCTGCACCCCGACTTGGGCGCCGCACTCGGCGGCGAACGGTTCTTGAGCGAAATCCGCACCACGGCGCGCCTGCAGCATCCGCACATTCTCCCACTGCTCGACAGCGGCGACGCGGACGGCCTGCTGTACTACGTCATGCCGCTGGTTACCGGTGAGACGTTGCGCGCACGCTTGGAACGTGAACGGCAGCTGCCGATCGCCGACGCCGTGCGCATCGCGCGCGAAGTGGCCAGTGCGCTCGACTACGCGCACCGCCAGAACGTCATTCATCGCGACATCAAGCCGGAGAACATCCTTCTCCAGGGTGGCCACGCCCTCGTCGCCGACTTCGGCATTGCCCTGGCCGTGCAAACCGCCGGTGGTGCGCGCATGACGCAAACGGGGCTCTCGCTCGGCACGCCGAGTTATATGAGTCCCGAGCAAGCGATGGGCGAGCGCGCCATCGACGCTCGCAGCGACATCTACGCGCTCGGTGCCGTGACCTACGAAATGCTCGCCGGCGACGCACCGTTTACCGGCAGCAGTGTGCAAGCGATTGTGGCGAAGGTGATCAACAGCGAGCCCGAACGGCTCACGATGTTGCGCAAGACCATTCCGCCGCACATTGAAGCCGCGGTGCTCACTGCGCTCGCCAAGCTGCCGGCCGACCGCTTTGCGAGCGCCGCGGAGTTCGCGACGGCATTGTCGACCAACAGCGGCGCCACCTACGCCGCCACAAGCGCGATGGCGCCGAGTGACCGTGCGGCCGTCGTTCGCGCGCAACGGGTGACCATCACCTCCCTCGTGGTCGCCGCGTTCGCGATTGGTGTGGCCGCGTGGCAGGCCTCCACGCGCACCGCGGAAACCCTCGAACCCGCGCGGTTCGTGGTGCCGCTGCGCGACTCGGTGCCCTTGGTGCTCGGTGCCGTCGAACCGTTTGTCGGCACCCTACTGGGCTCCGCGCGTCCGAGCGTACCGGCGATCGCGATCTCCCCCGACGGCCAGACGATCGTCGTGGCCGCCAGAATGGTGGATGCGTCCGGGGAGAAGCCCTCGCGTCTCTACCGCCGCCGCCTCTCCGACGAACGCCTGCAACCCATTCCCGGAACCGACTCCGCCTCCGCGCCCTTTTTCGCCCCGTCGGGGCGGGAGATTGCCTTCTTTGTGGGAGGTTCCCTGCGCAGCGTGTCGCTGACGGGAGACTCCGCGCGTCGGATCGCGGAGGATCCGAATTTCAGGGGTCGTGGGTATCGTTATTTTGGGAGAACCGGATCGTGGGGCGCCGACGGCACGATCGTCTACAGCGACGGCATAGGCCTCTGGGAGGTCCCCGCGACGGGCGGGCAACCTCGGCGACTACCCCTCGGGACCGATGACAGCGCGAGCACGACGGCGCAACTCGTGCGCGCCCCCCACCTGATTTCAGGCGGCGCGCGCGTACTGTATCACGCACCCCGGACCCGCGACCCGCGAAGCGCGGTGCTGCGACTACTCGATCGCGCGACGGGCAAAGTCAGTACGGTGCTGGAGCAGGCGTCGCACGGCACGCTGGTGGGCGATATTTTTTTGTTGTTCATGTGGGGTATCGTGCTCATGGTGGTGCGCTTTGACGTGGCAGTGGGGATCGTCTCCGGTGAGCCGGTCACCGTGGACCCGGACATCGCGATCGCCACGTCGATGACGTTTTCCCCGCACGAATCGAACGATGGGCAGTACGCCGTCTCGACCCATGGCGATCTGGTGGTGGCGCGGGGCGGGTTCTATCCGCGGGAACGACGGGTGCTGGTGCGACGCGCGCCGAGTGGGGCGCTCGTCCGTTGGCGCTCCCGCGGCACAGTACCACTTCGTGCGGAGTTCGCCCACCGGTGA